The proteins below come from a single Actinomycetota bacterium genomic window:
- the deoC gene encoding deoxyribose-phosphate aldolase, producing MGRARAPRPAGEGEAQVASRRRHARPPGAVGAAPAGHRPCPPILPRHAERPSRAPVVRARELAKSCDFTLLRAGVTADDLAAHCAAAARLHMASVVVPPAMVRWAADTLRGGDVKVGTVVSYPFGTDDTVAKAAVTRAAIALGARELDVVMNVSALLSGRPGVARADLGAVVDAARDSTSAHVMVRAVVEAPLLGEHLLRRACQVASIAGADFVVTATGLSGPARTQDVEVMRNCLAADIGVVAAGGVTSIDAAVMLLDAGAQRVATAGAADMVASLMGVAA from the coding sequence ATGGGGAGAGCCCGTGCACCTCGACCTGCAGGTGAAGGTGAGGCCCAGGTGGCGTCGCGACGACGCCATGCTCGACCGCCTGGGGCTGTAGGGGCCGCGCCCGCCGGGCACCGACCGTGCCCGCCTATACTTCCGCGCCATGCCGAACGCCCCAGCAGAGCGCCCGTCGTGAGGGCCCGTGAGCTCGCCAAGAGCTGCGATTTCACGCTGCTTCGCGCTGGCGTGACCGCCGACGACCTGGCGGCGCACTGCGCCGCCGCGGCGCGGCTGCACATGGCATCGGTGGTCGTGCCGCCCGCCATGGTGCGATGGGCCGCCGACACGCTGAGGGGCGGCGACGTGAAGGTGGGCACGGTGGTGAGCTACCCGTTCGGCACCGATGACACCGTCGCGAAGGCCGCCGTCACGCGGGCTGCCATCGCCTTGGGCGCCCGCGAGCTGGACGTGGTGATGAACGTGTCGGCCCTGCTGTCGGGGCGGCCGGGGGTGGCGCGCGCCGACCTGGGCGCGGTGGTGGATGCCGCCCGCGATTCCACGAGCGCGCACGTGATGGTGCGCGCTGTCGTGGAGGCCCCGCTGCTGGGCGAGCACCTGCTTCGCCGCGCATGCCAGGTGGCGTCCATCGCGGGGGCCGACTTCGTGGTGACCGCCACGGGGCTGTCCGGCCCGGCGCGCACGCAGGACGTCGAGGTGATGCGCAACTGCCTGGCGGCCGACATCGGCGTGGTGGCGGCGGGCGGGGTCACGAGCATTGACGCCGCCGTCATGCTGCTCGATGCCGGAGCCCAGCGCGTGGCCACGGCCGGCGCGGCCGACATGGTGGCTTCGCTCATGGGCGTGGCGGCGTGA
- a CDS encoding GTPase Era, with amino-acid sequence MAPGTLRSGLLALAGRPNVGKSTLANALAGAHVAAVSARPQTTRRRVLAVARGDGWQAVLLDLPGFQRPADRLTERMQDTVDRTVADTDAVLFVLNAAEEVGRGDRFIADRLASTDLPVVVVVNQVDRVDRDRVAQVIAQAADLVPTFRAIHPVSALTGEGLAALREEFPALLPEGPPYFPDGVSTDQTDDEMAAEMIREAAIQRLRDEVPHALAVQVEEITPARSGRRVEAWIFVETESQKGIVVGKGGGMIRDIGTQAREVLSRAWGEPVHLDLQVKVRPRWRRDDAMLDRLGL; translated from the coding sequence ATGGCGCCCGGCACGCTGCGGTCGGGCCTGTTGGCCCTGGCCGGCCGCCCCAACGTGGGCAAGTCGACGCTGGCCAATGCGCTTGCCGGGGCGCATGTGGCCGCGGTTTCCGCCCGGCCGCAGACCACGCGCCGCCGCGTGCTGGCCGTGGCGCGCGGGGACGGCTGGCAGGCGGTGCTGCTTGACCTGCCGGGGTTCCAGCGCCCCGCCGACCGGCTGACCGAGCGAATGCAGGACACCGTCGACCGCACCGTGGCCGACACCGATGCCGTGCTGTTCGTGCTGAATGCCGCGGAGGAGGTGGGCAGGGGCGATCGCTTCATCGCCGACCGCCTGGCGTCCACCGACCTCCCCGTGGTCGTGGTGGTGAACCAGGTGGACCGCGTCGACCGCGACCGGGTGGCGCAGGTGATCGCGCAGGCCGCGGACCTGGTGCCCACGTTCCGCGCCATCCACCCGGTGAGCGCGCTCACGGGGGAGGGCCTCGCGGCGCTGCGCGAGGAATTCCCCGCGCTGCTGCCGGAGGGCCCTCCGTACTTCCCCGACGGGGTGAGCACCGACCAGACCGACGACGAGATGGCCGCCGAGATGATCCGCGAGGCGGCCATCCAGCGACTTCGCGATGAGGTGCCGCACGCGCTCGCCGTGCAGGTGGAGGAGATCACACCCGCCCGCAGCGGCCGGCGCGTGGAGGCCTGGATCTTCGTCGAGACCGAGAGCCAGAAAGGCATCGTGGTGGGGAAGGGCGGCGGCATGATCCGCGACATCGGCACGCAGGCACGCGAGGTGCTCTCGCGCGCATGGGGAGAGCCCGTGCACCTCGACCTGCAGGTGAAGGTGAGGCCCAGGTGGCGTCGCGACGACGCCATGCTCGACCGCCTGGGGCTGTAG
- a CDS encoding phosphatase PAP2 family protein has protein sequence MSTPDDDRPAQRLLREPRPGALPKQGSLRSSFTWAFEGIVFVLRTQRNMQIHVAAGVLVLILALVLGVSRFELLALVIVVALVLVAEMFNTALEAAIDVVVTSYHPVVKVAKDVAAGAVLIAALAAVAVAYLILYGRLSEPGRDLLQGVRQAPTHVAVIVIVVAVIAVVALKAYSGAGTALRGGFPSGHAAVAFAAWMAITLIVLPLTHGALVSTLAFLIALLVAQSRVEAGFHSAAEVVAGALLGAGLTLLLFQIWG, from the coding sequence ATGAGCACGCCCGACGACGACCGCCCTGCGCAGCGCCTGCTGCGCGAGCCGCGCCCCGGTGCGCTTCCCAAGCAGGGGTCGCTGCGCTCGTCGTTCACGTGGGCGTTCGAGGGCATCGTGTTCGTGCTGCGCACGCAGCGCAACATGCAGATCCACGTGGCCGCCGGGGTGCTGGTGCTCATCCTCGCCCTCGTGCTGGGGGTCAGTCGTTTCGAGCTGCTAGCGCTGGTGATCGTGGTGGCGCTCGTGCTGGTGGCCGAGATGTTCAACACGGCGCTCGAGGCCGCCATTGACGTGGTGGTCACCTCGTACCACCCCGTCGTGAAGGTCGCGAAGGACGTCGCGGCGGGTGCCGTGCTCATCGCCGCGCTCGCGGCCGTCGCGGTGGCGTACCTCATCCTCTACGGCCGGCTGTCGGAGCCGGGCCGCGACCTGCTGCAGGGCGTTCGGCAGGCCCCCACGCACGTGGCGGTGATCGTCATCGTGGTCGCCGTCATCGCCGTGGTGGCGCTCAAGGCGTATTCGGGCGCCGGCACGGCGCTTCGCGGGGGGTTCCCGTCGGGGCACGCGGCGGTGGCGTTCGCCGCGTGGATGGCCATCACGCTGATCGTGCTGCCCCTCACCCACGGGGCGCTGGTCTCCACCCTGGCGTTCCTCATCGCCCTCCTGGTCGCGCAGTCGCGCGTGGAGGCCGGATTCCACTCGGCGGCCGAGGTGGTTGCGGGCGCGCTGCTCGGCGCGGGGCTGACCCTGCTGCTGTTCCAGATCTGGGGCTGA
- the ybeY gene encoding rRNA maturation RNase YbeY, with the protein MEVEARLGDGAQRVDLAPLVDHVRFACAQVGIERATVGLVVISPDEMADISGAHRGTPEPTDVLSFPVDGPEARDWPTEGPPPELGDILICPEAAQEPLTTLAVHGLLHLVGYDHEVDDGEMLALQDDIVHAAGSA; encoded by the coding sequence ATCGAGGTCGAGGCACGCCTCGGCGACGGCGCGCAGCGGGTTGACCTGGCGCCGCTCGTCGACCACGTGCGGTTCGCATGCGCGCAGGTGGGCATCGAGAGGGCCACGGTGGGCCTGGTGGTGATCTCGCCCGACGAGATGGCGGACATCAGCGGGGCGCACCGCGGCACGCCCGAGCCCACCGACGTGCTGTCGTTCCCGGTGGACGGCCCCGAGGCGCGCGACTGGCCGACCGAGGGACCGCCGCCCGAGCTCGGGGACATCCTCATCTGCCCCGAGGCGGCGCAGGAGCCCCTCACCACGCTGGCCGTGCACGGCCTACTGCACCTGGTGGGCTACGACCACGAGGTGGACGACGGCGAGATGCTGGCTCTGCAGGACGACATCGTGCACGCGGCCGGGTCGGCATGA
- a CDS encoding PhoH family protein produces MSERVIEVPDRVAVELAGEHDAVIRALEDRLKLDISLRGNRLVLTGDDPRVDRGVAVVDELARLVDSGRTIAPTMIEAVASAVEQAGRPDALLGDVVWRHRQRSITPTTAGQKAYVDAIRTNTITFGIGPAGTGKTYLAVALAAAALSRREVGRIILTRPAVEAGEKLGFLPGDIAAKVDPYLRPLFDAMHDMLDADRAQQYLERGQIEVAPLAFMRGRTLNDSFIILDEAQNTTIEQMKMFLTRLGFGSTVVVTGDVTQVDLPRDRRSGLADIERVLGGIPGIGVVRFTKDDVVRHKLVQRIVEAYRVHEEGDNPWGEET; encoded by the coding sequence ATGAGCGAGAGGGTCATCGAGGTGCCGGACCGCGTGGCCGTGGAGCTCGCGGGAGAGCACGACGCCGTGATCCGCGCGCTGGAGGACCGCCTGAAGCTCGACATCAGCCTGAGGGGCAACCGCCTGGTGCTCACGGGCGACGACCCCCGCGTGGACCGCGGCGTGGCCGTGGTGGACGAGCTGGCGCGCCTCGTCGACTCCGGGCGCACCATCGCACCCACGATGATCGAGGCCGTGGCGTCGGCCGTGGAGCAGGCCGGACGCCCCGACGCCCTGCTCGGCGACGTGGTGTGGCGCCACCGCCAGCGCAGCATCACGCCCACCACGGCGGGCCAGAAGGCCTACGTGGACGCCATCAGGACGAACACCATCACGTTCGGCATCGGCCCGGCAGGGACGGGCAAGACCTACCTCGCCGTGGCGCTCGCCGCCGCGGCGCTGTCGCGCCGAGAGGTAGGGCGCATCATCCTCACGCGGCCCGCGGTGGAGGCGGGGGAGAAGCTGGGGTTCCTGCCCGGTGACATCGCGGCGAAGGTCGACCCCTACCTGCGCCCGCTCTTCGACGCCATGCACGACATGCTCGATGCCGACCGCGCGCAGCAATACCTCGAGCGCGGGCAGATCGAGGTGGCGCCCCTGGCCTTCATGCGCGGCCGCACGCTCAACGACTCGTTCATCATCCTCGACGAGGCGCAGAACACCACGATCGAGCAGATGAAGATGTTCCTCACGCGCCTGGGCTTCGGGTCGACCGTGGTGGTGACCGGCGACGTCACGCAGGTCGACCTGCCGCGTGATCGCCGGTCGGGCCTGGCCGACATCGAGCGCGTGCTCGGCGGAATCCCCGGCATCGGCGTGGTGCGCTTCACCAAGGACGACGTGGTGCGCCACAAGCTGGTGCAGCGCATCGTCGAGGCCTACCGCGTGCATGAGGAGGGCGACAACCCGTGGGGCGAGGAGACCTGA
- a CDS encoding HIT domain-containing protein, whose protein sequence is MADNCLFCRIVAGEIPAQVLRRENGMVAFNDINPKTPVHVLVIPERHVDSLAGVEGLTPAERSDMLAFIAAVAREHDLEPTGYRVTTNHGDDARQSVHHLHWHVMGGSRMSDMM, encoded by the coding sequence ATGGCCGACAACTGCCTGTTCTGCAGGATCGTCGCGGGGGAGATCCCCGCTCAGGTGCTGCGCCGCGAGAACGGCATGGTGGCGTTCAACGACATCAACCCGAAGACCCCCGTGCACGTGCTGGTCATCCCCGAGCGGCACGTCGACTCGCTCGCGGGGGTGGAGGGGCTCACCCCCGCGGAGCGATCGGACATGCTGGCGTTCATCGCCGCGGTGGCGCGTGAGCACGACCTCGAGCCCACGGGCTACCGGGTGACCACCAACCACGGCGACGACGCCCGGCAGAGCGTGCACCACCTGCACTGGCACGTGATGGGCGGATCCCGTATGTCGGACATGATGTGA
- a CDS encoding RsmE family RNA methyltransferase: protein MRRRAQLAGTHGGARGVVGAAPARGGRRRGGVRSAGTDRGRAHARGRLGVGEAAGVSRPAAHRFRYVVGTDPVAGAPVVLGDADSHHLARVVRRRAGDEVEVIAPSGLLWPCVVDDPGPPAVLRVSGDPRTAPTVPPVHLWVGLCDASRLDLIAGKAAELGALSLGVMATARAKRVPDARAWGKRAERMARVAEAAARQSGRGTWPAPGPLVPFDHVLSQIVPEEGVILDPRVTAPLAQVLGARPHDAPVALLVGPDTGFADDELQTAADRGITSAALGDGMLRTETAAIAALALATSGREGRG, encoded by the coding sequence ATCCGGCGCCGGGCGCAGCTCGCCGGGACGCACGGTGGAGCACGCGGTGTTGTCGGGGCTGCGCCAGCACGAGGTGGACGCCGCCGTGGCGGCGTTCGCTCCGCTGGGACTGACCGAGGCCGAGCGCATGCCCGAGGACGGCTGGGCGTCGGTGAGGCTGCGGGCGTGAGTCGCCCGGCCGCCCACAGGTTCCGCTATGTGGTGGGCACCGATCCCGTGGCGGGCGCCCCCGTGGTGCTGGGCGATGCCGATTCCCATCACCTGGCGCGCGTGGTGCGGCGCAGGGCCGGGGATGAGGTGGAGGTGATCGCGCCCTCTGGGCTGCTGTGGCCCTGCGTGGTGGACGACCCCGGGCCGCCTGCCGTGCTGCGGGTATCGGGTGACCCGCGCACGGCGCCCACCGTGCCCCCGGTGCACCTGTGGGTGGGCCTGTGCGATGCCTCGCGCCTCGACTTGATCGCCGGGAAGGCGGCCGAGCTGGGCGCGCTCTCGCTGGGCGTGATGGCCACGGCGCGCGCCAAGCGGGTGCCCGATGCCCGGGCCTGGGGCAAGCGCGCCGAGCGCATGGCCCGCGTAGCCGAGGCGGCGGCCCGCCAGAGCGGCCGGGGCACGTGGCCCGCCCCGGGGCCGCTGGTACCGTTCGACCACGTGCTGAGCCAGATCGTTCCCGAGGAGGGGGTCATCCTCGACCCCCGCGTCACCGCGCCACTCGCGCAGGTGCTGGGTGCCCGCCCGCACGATGCCCCGGTGGCCCTGCTGGTGGGCCCGGACACGGGGTTCGCCGATGATGAGTTGCAGACCGCGGCCGATCGCGGCATCACATCGGCGGCCCTGGGCGACGGCATGCTGCGCACCGAGACGGCGGCCATCGCGGCGCTGGCGCTGGCCACCAGCGGGCGCGAGGGGAGGGGCTGA
- a CDS encoding methyltransferase, translating into MAMTRASSAGSATPSADRIIRLTAVVAAGDADLAVAECHALTGVGCMQGDAQGGSVAIDIWMPVAQCPGADALRTHLAAAGVDATVSQADQDDSWRDALRDFHQPVVAGRVRVRPPWVAPVAGMHDVVIDPGMAFGTGQHPTTRTALELLQREPVRGAVLDAGCGSGILAIAARRLGFGPVAAIDFDPDSVAATARAARANMVDGIHVRRAVIGEDPLPVAPVLLANITLEVLTVLAQQIAGAQGPDAGVESGAGRSSPGRTVEHAVLSGLRQHEVDAAVAAFAPLGLTEAERMPEDGWASVRLRA; encoded by the coding sequence ATGGCGATGACGAGGGCTTCTTCGGCCGGCTCCGCCACGCCTTCCGCTGATCGCATCATCCGGCTCACGGCCGTGGTGGCCGCGGGCGACGCCGACCTGGCGGTGGCCGAGTGCCACGCGCTCACGGGGGTGGGATGCATGCAGGGCGATGCCCAGGGCGGCAGCGTGGCCATCGACATCTGGATGCCCGTCGCGCAGTGCCCGGGAGCCGACGCCCTGCGCACGCACCTGGCTGCCGCGGGCGTGGACGCCACGGTGTCGCAGGCCGACCAGGACGACTCCTGGCGCGACGCCCTGCGCGACTTCCACCAGCCGGTGGTGGCGGGGCGCGTGCGCGTGCGTCCGCCGTGGGTGGCGCCGGTGGCCGGAATGCACGATGTGGTGATCGACCCCGGCATGGCCTTCGGCACCGGCCAGCACCCCACCACGCGCACGGCGCTCGAGCTTCTGCAGCGCGAGCCCGTGCGGGGCGCCGTGCTCGATGCCGGGTGCGGGTCGGGAATCCTCGCCATCGCGGCGCGCAGGCTGGGCTTCGGGCCGGTGGCGGCGATCGACTTCGACCCCGACTCCGTGGCGGCGACGGCCCGTGCCGCCCGCGCCAACATGGTGGACGGCATCCACGTGCGCCGGGCGGTGATCGGGGAGGATCCCCTGCCGGTCGCCCCGGTGCTGCTGGCCAACATCACGCTCGAGGTGCTCACCGTGCTCGCGCAGCAGATCGCCGGGGCGCAGGGACCTGACGCCGGCGTGGAATCCGGCGCCGGGCGCAGCTCGCCGGGACGCACGGTGGAGCACGCGGTGTTGTCGGGGCTGCGCCAGCACGAGGTGGACGCCGCCGTGGCGGCGTTCGCTCCGCTGGGACTGACCGAGGCCGAGCGCATGCCCGAGGACGGCTGGGCGTCGGTGAGGCTGCGGGCGTGA
- the dnaJ gene encoding molecular chaperone DnaJ: MPTTRDYYEVLGVSRGASDQEIKSAFRRLARELHPDVNPGDPTAEERFKEVAEAYEVLSDADQRARYDRFGHAGVRGAGGGAGAQGFGSFQDIFDAFFGGADIFGAGGPAAGEDVLVATQVTFVESALGVEKDVVVERVEECQACDGVGAAPGTEVHTCATCGGAGQMRQAVSTPLGQMVRQTPCPSCRGTGREISTPCGTCGGRGRVRARSTVSVRVPAGIATGQRIRLQGRGGAGDPGAPDGDLYVEVRVLPDDRFIRDDLDIIHEVSVPVTAAMTGTTVSVPTIEGEEQVEVRAGTQPGAEIRLKGKGFPVVHGRQHGDQVVIVDVRVPRITSDEGREALRPLSEHLEEHGDDGDDEGFFGRLRHAFR, translated from the coding sequence ATGCCGACCACACGTGACTACTACGAGGTGCTGGGCGTCTCGCGCGGCGCATCCGACCAGGAGATCAAGTCGGCCTTCCGGCGGCTGGCACGCGAGCTGCACCCCGATGTGAACCCGGGTGACCCCACCGCCGAGGAGCGCTTCAAGGAGGTCGCGGAGGCCTATGAGGTGCTTTCCGACGCCGACCAGCGCGCACGCTACGACCGCTTCGGCCACGCCGGCGTGCGCGGTGCCGGAGGCGGCGCGGGGGCGCAGGGCTTCGGATCGTTCCAGGATATCTTCGATGCCTTCTTCGGCGGCGCCGACATCTTCGGCGCGGGCGGCCCGGCGGCGGGCGAGGACGTGCTGGTGGCCACGCAGGTCACCTTCGTGGAGTCGGCGCTGGGGGTGGAGAAGGACGTGGTGGTGGAGCGGGTGGAGGAGTGCCAGGCGTGCGATGGGGTGGGTGCGGCGCCCGGCACCGAGGTGCACACGTGCGCCACCTGCGGTGGAGCGGGCCAGATGCGCCAGGCCGTGAGCACCCCCCTTGGGCAGATGGTGCGGCAGACCCCCTGCCCCTCGTGCCGCGGCACCGGGCGCGAGATCTCCACTCCGTGCGGCACCTGCGGCGGGCGCGGGCGGGTGCGCGCGCGATCCACCGTGAGCGTGCGCGTGCCGGCGGGAATCGCGACGGGGCAGCGCATCCGGCTGCAGGGGCGCGGTGGTGCGGGCGACCCCGGGGCGCCGGATGGCGACCTCTACGTGGAGGTGCGCGTGCTGCCCGACGACCGCTTCATCCGCGACGACCTCGACATCATCCACGAGGTCAGCGTCCCCGTGACCGCCGCGATGACCGGCACCACCGTCTCGGTTCCCACCATCGAGGGCGAGGAGCAGGTGGAGGTGCGCGCGGGAACGCAGCCCGGCGCGGAGATCCGCCTCAAGGGCAAGGGCTTCCCCGTGGTGCACGGCCGCCAGCACGGCGACCAGGTGGTGATCGTCGATGTGCGCGTGCCGCGCATCACGTCCGACGAGGGCCGCGAGGCCCTGCGTCCGCTCTCCGAGCACCTGGAGGAGCACGGGGACGATGGCGATGACGAGGGCTTCTTCGGCCGGCTCCGCCACGCCTTCCGCTGA
- the hrcA gene encoding heat-inducible transcription repressor HrcA, with protein sequence MSTADADTTAPLTARQEDILRAVVRSHIESGQPVGSKHIAGSGGLDWASSTIRNELHRLEEMGYLDHPHTSAGRVPTEAGYRYYVDELLPREPLPSTGTDLQRTLGADVAHVEVDQTLRRLADAISEVTDLLGVVTGPPVASATVRHVEVLLLQPQIVTVVVITSTGDVTKRLFAFDRPVDPGVADWAAAFLNERVQGRAVGSRSLASRLADPSLGPTERAFLEAIMPALTDMQEDRAMYMSGQARVLTDARRGEITEIDGLMRALEERYALLAVLRGALDGSRTYLRIGSELPTDLSGVSIVAAGYGPPRGNLGAVSLIGPVRMDYALAIATVREASRALSAYVEDVYG encoded by the coding sequence ATGAGCACCGCCGACGCCGACACCACCGCACCGCTCACCGCGCGGCAGGAGGACATCCTGCGGGCGGTGGTGCGCAGTCACATCGAGAGCGGCCAGCCCGTGGGCAGCAAGCACATCGCGGGCAGCGGCGGGCTCGACTGGGCGTCGTCGACCATCCGCAACGAGCTCCACCGGCTCGAGGAGATGGGCTACCTCGATCACCCGCACACCTCGGCCGGCCGGGTGCCCACAGAGGCGGGGTACCGCTACTACGTGGACGAGCTGCTGCCGCGCGAGCCACTGCCGTCCACCGGCACCGACCTGCAGCGCACGCTCGGCGCCGACGTGGCACACGTGGAGGTGGACCAGACGCTGCGCCGCCTGGCCGACGCCATATCGGAGGTCACCGACCTGCTGGGCGTGGTCACCGGTCCGCCCGTGGCGTCGGCCACCGTGCGCCACGTGGAGGTCTTGCTGCTGCAACCGCAGATCGTGACGGTGGTGGTCATCACCTCCACGGGGGATGTGACCAAGCGCCTGTTCGCCTTCGACCGCCCGGTGGATCCCGGCGTGGCCGACTGGGCCGCGGCGTTCCTCAACGAGCGCGTGCAGGGGCGGGCCGTGGGCTCTCGCAGCCTGGCGTCGCGCCTGGCCGACCCCTCGCTGGGGCCCACCGAGCGGGCGTTCCTCGAGGCCATCATGCCCGCGCTCACCGATATGCAGGAAGACCGCGCGATGTACATGTCGGGCCAGGCCCGCGTGCTCACCGACGCCCGCCGCGGGGAGATCACGGAGATCGATGGCCTCATGCGCGCGCTCGAGGAGCGCTACGCGCTGCTGGCGGTGCTGCGCGGCGCGCTCGACGGGTCGCGCACCTACCTGCGCATCGGGTCGGAGCTGCCCACCGATCTCTCGGGGGTGTCGATCGTCGCGGCCGGGTACGGTCCCCCGCGGGGCAACCTCGGGGCGGTGTCGCTCATCGGGCCGGTGCGCATGGACTACGCGCTGGCCATCGCCACCGTGCGCGAGGCGTCCCGGGCGCTGTCGGCGTACGTGGAGGACGTGTACGGGTGA
- the hemW gene encoding radical SAM family heme chaperone HemW: MLRRRHQPQAQAAREAEGGQEAHEARRQRRGAAGGLPGRAAAGWGIGAVTGGDPAGVAHLYVHLPFCASRCGYCAFVVEVGRDDAREAYLRAVLAELARERDVLGPLHTVYLGGGTPTLMGADRLAVLLGEMRPMLAPGAEVTVEANPETLDDRQAHALVDAGVTRVSLGAQSSRPHLLEVLDRRARPGDAERAARAVRDAGIARLSMDLMLAVPGQSSGDLAADLDWVTSQGPDHVSWYELEFKEGSAIARGPHAPPDDDLAADLYEQAVEGLEAAGYRWYELANFARPGAECRHSLAYWHARDYLGIGVGAVSTVGGERRRNAPGLDRYIAALDEGAEPPRTREVVDADTRRRERWMLGTRLDEPLDIAWAGPPDNPDALGALQARGLLERRDGTVVLTRRGRLLQNVVVQQIMDFA, from the coding sequence GTGCTACGGCGGCGACATCAGCCGCAAGCGCAAGCTGCTCGAGAAGCAGAAGGAGGGCAAGAAGCGCATGAAGCACGTCGGCAGCGTCGAGGTGCCGCAGGAGGCCTTCCTGGCCGTGCTGCAGCTGGATGGGGCATCGGGGCAGTGACCGGCGGCGATCCCGCGGGGGTCGCGCACCTGTACGTGCACCTGCCCTTCTGCGCCTCGCGGTGCGGGTACTGCGCGTTCGTGGTGGAGGTGGGCCGCGATGACGCCCGCGAGGCCTACCTGCGGGCGGTGCTGGCCGAGCTGGCGCGCGAGCGCGATGTGCTCGGGCCGCTGCACACGGTGTACCTGGGCGGCGGCACGCCCACGCTGATGGGCGCCGACCGGCTGGCCGTGCTGCTGGGGGAGATGCGGCCCATGCTGGCCCCGGGCGCCGAGGTGACCGTGGAGGCCAACCCCGAGACCCTGGACGACCGCCAGGCGCATGCGCTGGTCGATGCCGGGGTGACCCGCGTGTCGCTGGGCGCGCAGTCGTCGCGACCGCACCTGCTCGAGGTGCTCGACCGCCGTGCGCGGCCGGGCGATGCCGAGCGCGCCGCGAGGGCCGTGCGCGACGCGGGAATCGCCCGGTTGTCCATGGACCTCATGCTGGCGGTGCCCGGGCAGTCGTCCGGCGACCTGGCCGCCGACCTCGACTGGGTCACATCCCAGGGCCCGGATCATGTGTCGTGGTACGAGCTGGAGTTCAAGGAGGGCAGCGCCATCGCGCGCGGGCCCCATGCGCCGCCCGATGACGACCTTGCCGCCGACCTGTACGAGCAGGCCGTGGAGGGGCTCGAGGCGGCCGGCTACCGGTGGTATGAGCTGGCCAACTTCGCGCGCCCCGGTGCCGAGTGCCGGCACAGCCTCGCCTACTGGCACGCCCGCGACTACCTGGGCATAGGCGTGGGCGCGGTGAGCACCGTCGGGGGAGAGCGCCGCCGAAACGCACCGGGCCTGGACCGCTACATCGCGGCGCTGGACGAGGGCGCGGAGCCCCCGCGCACCCGCGAGGTCGTGGACGCTGACACCCGCCGACGCGAGCGCTGGATGCTGGGCACGCGGCTGGACGAGCCGCTCGACATCGCGTGGGCCGGGCCGCCGGACAACCCCGATGCGCTGGGCGCGCTGCAGGCCCGCGGGCTGCTCGAACGCCGCGATGGCACCGTGGTGCTCACGCGCCGTGGCCGACTGCTTCAGAATGTCGTGGTGCAGCAGATCATGGACTTCGCATGA